The Tumebacillus sp. BK434 genome has a segment encoding these proteins:
- a CDS encoding helix-turn-helix transcriptional regulator gives MSLGQKIRELRIVKGLTQSDLGSGLVTPSMISQIESDKANPSYKVLEAIAEKLETPLEFFLTDIQTQLEQTSAHKVAKALLSSANYERAYGLLESLLQKPSQSLNIVDVMSDLGECYLHLGRYEEAVEQFEKVLEIAKTKENPTAALQALNKLGVIEQRRQKYHLAIYHWRKAYEQFDLLLQPEPFLQSQILTNLGTIHYQLGEFQEALNYYETAYKFLAKSSHFEQIGFTYIGLGLSYKRMKEYEKASEYSQYAIAIFESLKNIKLAIDVKKNYGILKSEEGQFEAAHELFLGCIEEYEKHNYTLDAGSVYGEIARLHVKEQRFDDCKLTCQKALATIPATSLEAAPILRTLAIAEDKLGQRDRAIATMERSIEIFKEHRLLSDLAETYSLLANLYQQDENFAKANESLLNMKDALNENLKERGIIL, from the coding sequence ATGTCTTTAGGGCAGAAAATTCGCGAACTTCGCATCGTGAAAGGATTGACGCAGAGCGATCTCGGTTCGGGGCTCGTCACACCGAGCATGATCTCCCAGATCGAGTCGGATAAAGCCAATCCTTCTTACAAAGTGCTCGAAGCGATCGCAGAAAAACTGGAGACGCCGCTGGAATTTTTTCTGACCGATATCCAGACGCAATTGGAGCAGACCAGCGCACACAAGGTGGCCAAAGCCTTGCTGTCTTCGGCCAACTACGAACGGGCTTACGGCCTGCTCGAGTCGCTGCTCCAGAAGCCTTCGCAGAGTTTGAACATCGTTGACGTGATGTCCGACCTCGGCGAATGCTACCTGCATCTCGGCCGCTATGAAGAAGCGGTGGAGCAGTTCGAGAAGGTGCTGGAGATCGCGAAGACGAAGGAAAATCCAACTGCAGCTCTGCAGGCGCTGAACAAACTTGGGGTGATTGAACAGCGCCGCCAGAAGTATCATTTGGCGATCTACCACTGGCGCAAAGCGTATGAGCAGTTCGACCTGCTCCTGCAGCCGGAGCCTTTTTTGCAGTCACAGATCTTGACCAATTTGGGGACGATTCACTATCAGCTGGGAGAGTTTCAAGAAGCGCTCAACTATTATGAGACCGCCTATAAGTTCTTGGCGAAAAGCAGCCATTTTGAACAAATCGGCTTCACCTATATCGGCCTCGGCCTTTCGTATAAGCGCATGAAAGAATATGAAAAAGCTTCTGAGTATTCGCAGTATGCGATCGCCATCTTCGAGTCGCTCAAGAATATCAAGCTGGCGATCGATGTGAAGAAAAATTACGGCATTTTAAAAAGCGAAGAAGGCCAGTTTGAGGCCGCCCATGAACTGTTCTTGGGGTGCATCGAGGAGTATGAGAAGCACAACTACACGCTCGATGCAGGTTCTGTCTACGGCGAGATCGCTCGCCTGCATGTGAAAGAGCAGCGCTTCGACGACTGCAAACTGACCTGCCAGAAAGCGCTCGCGACGATCCCCGCCACGTCGCTTGAAGCAGCGCCGATTCTGCGCACGCTGGCGATCGCCGAGGACAAGCTCGGACAGCGCGACCGCGCGATCGCGACGATGGAGCGCTCGATCGAGATCTTCAAGGAGCACCGCCTGTTAAGCGACCTGGCCGAGACCTATTCGCTGCTCGCCAACCTCTATCAGCAGGACGAGAATTTCGCCAAAGCGAACGAGTCC